AATTCCGTCCGTCTGACACACGGAAAGGACTGAAGACGATGAGTGACGTAGTCGCGCCCGCGTCCGCTGTCGCAAAGCCCCGCCGCACGCTGACCCGCGCGGTGATCCGGTTCGCGGGAGACTCCGGCGACGGCATGCAGGTCACGGGCGAGCAGTTCACCACCGAGGCGGCGTGGGCCGGCAACGACATCTCGACGCTGCCGAACTTCCCGGCCGAGATCCGCGCCCCCGCCGGCACCCTGTTCGGGGTGTCGTCGTTCCAGCTCCAGTTCGGCAGCCAGCGCGTGTACACGCCGGGCGATCAGCTGGACGCGCTGGTGGCGATGAACCCCGCCGCGCTCAAGGTGCACCTGGCCGATCTCAAGCCGGGCGGCATCCTCATCGTCAACACCGCGGCCTTCGAGGAGCGGAACCTGACCAAGGCCGGGTACGCCAAGAACCCGCTGGAGGATGCGGACCTCGCGTCCAAGTACCGCCTGCACCAGGTGGATATCACCGGACTCACCAAGGCGGCCCTGGAAGACCTGCCGCTCAACGCGAAGGAGAAAGACCGCTGCAAAAACTTCTTCGCCCTCGGGCTCGTGTCCTGGATCTACACGCGGCCCCTCGATCCCACCCTCGACGCGATCAAGAAGCGGTTCGCCAAGAACCCCACCTTCGTCGAGGCCAACATCCGTGTCCTCAAGGCGGGGCACGCCTTCGGCGAGACGGCGGAGATCTTCGCGGAGAACTACGGCGTCGATCCCGCCGAGATGGCGCCGGGCGTGTACCGGAGCATGATCGGCAACCGCGCGCTCGCCTGGGGACTCCTCGCGGCCGCCGAGCGCACGCAGATCCCCATCGTCTTCGGCGCGTATCCCATCACGCCGGCCTCGAGCATTCTCGAGGAGCTGGCGATGCACAAGCGGTTCAAGGTGCGGACCTTCCAGGCCGAGGACGAGATCGCCGCGGTGACCTCCGCGGTGGGGGCGTCCTTCGGGGGCGCCATCGGGGTCACCGCCTCGAGCGGGCCCGGCATCGCGCTCAAGGGCGAGGCGATCGGCCTCGCGGTGATGGCCGAGCTGCCGCTGGTGATCTTCGACATCCAGCGCGGCGGCCCCAGCACGGGCCTGCCCACCAAGACCGAGCAAGCCGACCTCATGCAGGCGCTCTACGGGCGCAACAGCGAGTCCCCCATCGTGGTGCTCGCGCCGTCGAGCCCCGGCGACT
This genomic interval from Candidatus Methylomirabilota bacterium contains the following:
- a CDS encoding 2-oxoacid:acceptor oxidoreductase subunit alpha — translated: MSDVVAPASAVAKPRRTLTRAVIRFAGDSGDGMQVTGEQFTTEAAWAGNDISTLPNFPAEIRAPAGTLFGVSSFQLQFGSQRVYTPGDQLDALVAMNPAALKVHLADLKPGGILIVNTAAFEERNLTKAGYAKNPLEDADLASKYRLHQVDITGLTKAALEDLPLNAKEKDRCKNFFALGLVSWIYTRPLDPTLDAIKKRFAKNPTFVEANIRVLKAGHAFGETAEIFAENYGVDPAEMAPGVYRSMIGNRALAWGLLAAAERTQIPIVFGAYPITPASSILEELAMHKRFKVRTFQAEDEIAAVTSAVGASFGGAIGVTASSGPGIALKGEAIGLAVMAELPLVIFDIQRGGPSTGLPTKTEQADLMQALYGRNSESPIVVLAPSSPGDCFFIAYEAVRIAIKYMVPVMVLSDGYLANGSEPWLLPDPKTLPDIPVHFRTEKEGFFPYMRDPATLARPWVRPGTPGLEHRIGGIEKQDVTGNISYEPENHDHMVRTRAEKVRRVAQEIPPLSINGPHTGDVLVVGWGGTFGAITAAVEEAQMEGKAVSSVHLRYLNPLPPDLGQTLRQFRRVLVPEINSGQLVRILRAEYLVDAVGFNRVRGVPLQTQEILEAINQLVEAAR